One genomic window of Tachypleus tridentatus isolate NWPU-2018 chromosome 12, ASM421037v1, whole genome shotgun sequence includes the following:
- the LOC143235358 gene encoding large ribosomal subunit protein eL43, which produces MAKRTKKVGVVGKYGTRYGASLRKMVKKIEITQHSKYTCTFCGKETMRRTCVGIWKCRACQKTVAGGAYVYSTTAAATVRSAVRRLREMKEQ; this is translated from the exons ATG GCCAAAAGGACAAAAAAGGTTGGTGTTGTGGGAAAGTATGGGACTCGTTATGGTGCCTCTCTTCGGAAAATGgtcaaaaaaattgaaataacacaGCATTCCAAGTACACGTGTACATTTTGTGGAAAG GAAACGATGCGACGAACTTGTGTTGGGATTTGGAAGTGCCGAGCGTGTCAGAAGACAGTTGCAGGGGGAGCATATGTTTACAG CACAACAGCAGCAGCAACTGTTCGAAGTGCTGTGAGACGACTCAGAGAAATGAAAGAACAATAG